TACACGCAGCTTTTCCTCACCCATATTGACGAACAGGGAAACGATACGCCCCCCGTCCTTCTGGAGCGGTTAACCTCGCCGGACCGGGCAGCCAATATACCGGAATTCGTTAATGTCAGGTCCGGCGCGCTAAAAATAATTCATGAACAATTCGTCGATGACACATCTTTCTCAAGAGCCTCTAACCAATTCATTTTCTCAGGTGATTATGACAGTGCTGCGCAGGCAGCGCTCAAGGCCCTGTCTATAAACCCTGATAACGCCTACGCGCACCTTAAGATGGGGGAAGCGTTAGAACAACAGAATAAGTTGGAGGAAGCTGTCATACAACTTGCCGAAGCGGTTAAAATAAACCCTGATGATTTTGTGGCGCATAATGAGCTGGGGGTCGCTTTAGCGATGCGGGCCATGCAAGCCGAAAATCTTATTCGCACTAAAGAGCAATTGGGGCCTGTGCCGGATTCTGTAAAAATAAAGGCGCAAAACGCGGCTATGTATAAGGAAGCTGTCTTCCATCTTAAGGAAGCGATCAGATTAAATCCAAATTGCGCTGATGCGTATAATAATTGGGGATTAACCCTGAAGGCGCAGGGTGAATTTAAAAAAGCCGTCCCGCCGCTTACCGAGGCGCTCAGATTAAATCCGGATTATGCGCAAGCGCACAATAACCTGGGATGGACGTTAAAAGCATTAGGCAACCTTGACGAAGCCATTATTCATTTTAATAAAGCGTTAATGTTAAATCCGAGCTACCCGGAGGCGCGTGAAGGTTTGAATCAGGCGCTGCGGCAAAAGAGAGACCAGAACCCGCAACAATAATGAACTTAGAACTTGATCAAGGAACAAAGAAAAAAATGAACTTGGACGGTTTTATACGAAGGGGGGGGCATTGAGCGGAAAAAAATCGGGATATAAAGCCGTTTCGGCTGCACAGGGAACAGAGGACCCGCGCCTGAAGGAAAGTTTTCAGGGAAGCGTCCGTATAGCCATTTTCCTGCTCTTTTTTTTCTCCGGCATCAGCGGGCTTATTTACGAGGTCGTATGGACAAGGCTCCTGACCATTATTTTAGGCAATACGGTATATGCCGTCAGCACGGTCCTTTCAATGTTCATGGGAGGATTGGCGTTAGGCAGCTTCTGCGCGGGGCGCTTCATCGATTCCCGAAAAGACCCCCTGCGTGTTTACGCTCTTCTGGAGATCGGCGTCGGGCTTTCGGGTTTCTGCGTGACGCTGCTGCTTAACCAGACCGGCCCGCTGTATGTCTGGCTCTACCACCTGTCCGCCGCAAATCCGCCCATGCTTTCCTTAATGCAATACCTGTTCGCGTTCGTTCTTCTGGGCATACCGGCCACGCTCATGGGCGCCACGCTTCCGGTGCTGAGCAGGTTCATCGTCAACCGCGAGTCGGTGGTCGGCCTTTCGGTGGGGATGCTGTATGCCGTCAATACGTTCGGGGCCGCCGCCGGCTGCTTTGCGGCGGGATTTCTGCTTATCGGCACGGCGGGGATGTCCCTGACAGTCCTGCTCGCGGCGGCCGTCAATCTTGCCGTGGGGGCCGCCGCCTGGCTTATGCGGAACACGCGTATCGGGTACGGGGGAGATAGCCGCCCGCTTATTGCCCCTGAAGCAGCCCATAATACCGCCGCACCGATACGGCATTTTCTTGTTGTGGGGGCTTTTGCGGTTTCGGGCTTTGCGGCCATGGGCTACGAGGTCGTCTGGACGCGCATTCTTGTTTTATATCTGGGCAATTCCGTTTATGCTTTCAGCGCGATGCTGACCTGTTTTCTTTTAGGAATGGCGTCGGGGAGCCTGGTTTTTTCCCGTTTTGTCGATCGCATGACCGGGCTTTTCAAATGGTTCGGCTTCCTCCAGGCTGCCATCGGGCTCTACATGCTCACGCTCATCTATCTTTTCGGGTATCAGCGCGGGTTTTTCCTTATATATGTAAGTCCCTTTCCGAATAATCCGCACCTTTTTTTTATGTTCCTCAAAGCCCTGACATTGCTGCTTCTGCCGACGTTTCTCATGGGAGCGTCGTTCCCTTTAGCCGGCCGCTTGTATACGACTAGCATCAGCACTATCGCCCGCAGCATCAGCGTTCTGTACACGTGGAACACCCTGGCATGCATCGCGGGTTCGGCGGTAGCCGGATTTGTTTTTGTGCCGTATCTCGGGATCGAGAAGACCATGTTATTTTTGGTCATGATGAACAGCGCTGCCGGCGCAGCGCTTCTTATGGCTGAACCGGCGGATCGCCGTTTTGCGAAAACGGCCGGTGTCGCGGCCGTGCTTTTGGCCGCTGTTGCGGGCATCGTCTTCGTTCCGCGTAATGTCATACGCGGCATCCACGAATCAATGCTGGGGGCGCGGGGAAACCTTATCAAGTACGATGAAACCATGTACGGGACCGTCATGGCGGTGCGCAGCCCCGCTGAGCGCCGTCTTATGGTCGATGACCTTCCCATTGCGGGTACGAGCCTGGGGTTCTTAACAAGCCAGAAATCGCTCGGGCATCTGCCCATGCTGCTGCATCCGGATCCGCGGAAGGTCTTTGTGGTGGGGTTCGGCGGCGGCGGCACGTCCTACGCGGTCAGTACCTACGAGGAAGCGAAAAAAATCGACATAGCGGAACTCAGCCGTACCATTATGGATGACGCGCCGTTGTTCGCCGAAGTGAATCATAATGTCCTTGCCGATCCCCGCGGCTCCGTCATCGTCAACGATGGCCGTAATTTTCTGTTAACGACAAAGTCCAGTTACAGCGTAATTTCCGTCGATCTGCTCTGGCCGCAAACGGCCGGGTCCGGAAGCCTTTACACAAAGGAGTTTTACAAGCTCTGCTTTCAGCGCCTTGAGGATAACGGCATGATGGTGGAGTGGATACATTCCGGCTTCGTCCCGGTTTCCTACCTGCAGATGATCGTCAAAACTGTGCGTCAGGTTTTTCCGTATGCGGGTTTGTGGTGGTCGAGGGGATTCCAGCATTTCCTGCTCGTCGCGTCTAAAAAGGCGCCCTTATCCGTCGATTACCGGGAGCTCTGCCGGAAGGCCAAAGCGGAGCGGACGCGCGCCGATCTGGCCGGGGTCGGCCTTGACGATCCGGCTGTTTTAGTCAGCTACTTCATTGCCGACGGTGAGGCGCTTGACGCGTTCGCGCGGCAAGCCGCCCATATCAATACCGATGACCTGCCGCTCATTGAATACCATCTTCCTTTGATAAACACAACTAATTCGTGGCCCGGGAATGCCGCGGCAATGCAGGGCCTCAAAAGATCCGTTCTCCCTCTGATGCGAAACCTGACGCGTGAGGACAGCGGCAAAATACTCCGGAATGAATCCGCGCTCAGCCTGGCCCTGGGCTCGATCATCAGAAATCAGGCCGGGGACCTCCGGGGAGCGGCACGCCTGGCCGATGAAGCGATAAAACGCTTTCCGGATAATCCTGAGGTAAAGGACCTGTCCGGCACATCCGGAGATGACATGTCTTCCGCAAGAGCCGCCAACCAATTACTGATATCGGGGGATTATAACAGCGCGGTGAAAGAAGCTCTCAGTGCCCTGGCTATAAACCCTGATAACGCCTACGCGCATTATGTAAGAGGGGCTGCATTAGAAAAACAAGATAAATTAGAGGAGGCTGTCATACAGCTTACCGAAGCGCTCAGACTTGCCCCCGATACTTATGAACCGCACAATGAGTTAGGGCTTACTTTAATAAAGCAGGCCATGTTGGCTAAATCCCTCTTGCGCGCTAACGGGCAAGCCCGGCCCAGTGCAGGCGCTATAGGAATAAAGGCGCAAAACACACAGGAAATGTATGAGAAAGCTATCTTCCACATTAAAGAAGCAATAAGATTAAATCCAAAGTATGTTGAGGCGTATAATAATATGGGATGCGCCCTGATGGCGCAGGGTGAATTTGAGAAAGCCATCATACCGCTTACCGAGGCTCTCAGGTTAAACCCGGGTTATGTGCAGGCGCATATCAACCTGGGATGGAGTTTGAAACGATTGGGCAACCTTGACGAAGCCATTATTCATCTTACTAAGGCATTAACATTAAATCCAAACGACCCGCCTGTGCGCAAAGCCTTGGATCAAATACTGCAGCAGAAGAGAGACCAGCAACCACAAAAACAATGAATTTAGAGCGAACGATAGATGAATATGGTCATATGAAATTTAAAATCTTAGGCGCGCGAAAGATCTCGCCGCCTTTAACGGCTATTATCAAAACCACGAATGCCATTTCAAGGAGTATATAATGCGTAAAATATTCAGCCGGAAAGTGATCATGATCGCTGCTGTTGCCGCGTGCGTATTGATAGCATTGCTGGTCACTTTGCTTAAATCCGTTCTAAGGATAGATGATATTCTGGCGGCCTATGATGAAAAAGCAAAATACGGCGAGCTGACTATCGGCTATCCGTTGAATAAGACGCTTTTTCCCCCGGAAATCGCGCCGACGACACCCCAGGACGGACAATGGGAAACTATCAAGCGCCGCTCATCAGAAAAGAGCGCGGTCGTTACTATTATCGGCCTGAACAAAGCCGCCCCGAAAAAGATCCTTTCTTCGGCAAGTATAACTATCGGCACTTCTAAAGACGCGGTCGGCGCGCCGCTCTTTTACCGCGAAGTGAACCTGCCCTTCAGCGAAGCCGTGAAGGATCCTTCGCTCATCAGGTGGCGTTTCGGGGAAATATCCTCGAAAAAACAACCCCCGGTCGTGCTGGAAGGACTGCCGGTCTGCGGCAATTGCCACTCTTTTTCCGCTGACGGCAGTATTCTGGGCATGGACGTGGATTATGCCAGCGACAAGGGTTCATACGTTATAACGCAAATTGAGAAAGAGACCGTCCTGAACAAAGAGAAGATCATAACATGGACCGCTTATAAAAAAGAGGACCACGAACAAACCTTCGGCCTGCTTTCCCAGGTATCGCCTGACGGCAGGTATGTGATAAGCACGGTGAAAGACCGCTCGGTATTCGTGCCGAAGCCTGAACTCTATTTCAGCCAGCTCTTTTTTCCGCTTAAAGGCATATTGGCCTTTTATGACCGGGAGACAAAAACATTTCAGGCGCTGCCGGGCGCCGACAACAAAGAATTTGTGCAGAGCAACCCGTCCTGGAGCCCGGATGGCAAGTACATTGTTTTTGCCAGGAACAAAGCGTACCGCCTGAAAAAGGACATCAGCAGCAATAAGGTGCTGCTGAGCGATAAAGACGCCGCGGAATTTCTCAAAGAGGGGAAGACTTTCCTGTTCGACCTCTACCGGATCCCGTTCAACGGCGGAAAAGGCGGGGAGGCGAAACCGCTTGCGGGCGCCTCCGGCAACGG
This genomic stretch from Elusimicrobiota bacterium harbors:
- a CDS encoding tetratricopeptide repeat protein translates to LYIMPAGGGGARKMQCNRALMNSWHSWSPNGKWLVFSSKANGPYTQLFLTHIDEQGNDTPPVLLERLTSPDRAANIPEFVNVRSGALKIIHEQFVDDTSFSRASNQFIFSGDYDSAAQAALKALSINPDNAYAHLKMGEALEQQNKLEEAVIQLAEAVKINPDDFVAHNELGVALAMRAMQAENLIRTKEQLGPVPDSVKIKAQNAAMYKEAVFHLKEAIRLNPNCADAYNNWGLTLKAQGEFKKAVPPLTEALRLNPDYAQAHNNLGWTLKALGNLDEAIIHFNKALMLNPSYPEAREGLNQALRQKRDQNPQQ
- a CDS encoding fused MFS/spermidine synthase, giving the protein MSGKKSGYKAVSAAQGTEDPRLKESFQGSVRIAIFLLFFFSGISGLIYEVVWTRLLTIILGNTVYAVSTVLSMFMGGLALGSFCAGRFIDSRKDPLRVYALLEIGVGLSGFCVTLLLNQTGPLYVWLYHLSAANPPMLSLMQYLFAFVLLGIPATLMGATLPVLSRFIVNRESVVGLSVGMLYAVNTFGAAAGCFAAGFLLIGTAGMSLTVLLAAAVNLAVGAAAWLMRNTRIGYGGDSRPLIAPEAAHNTAAPIRHFLVVGAFAVSGFAAMGYEVVWTRILVLYLGNSVYAFSAMLTCFLLGMASGSLVFSRFVDRMTGLFKWFGFLQAAIGLYMLTLIYLFGYQRGFFLIYVSPFPNNPHLFFMFLKALTLLLLPTFLMGASFPLAGRLYTTSISTIARSISVLYTWNTLACIAGSAVAGFVFVPYLGIEKTMLFLVMMNSAAGAALLMAEPADRRFAKTAGVAAVLLAAVAGIVFVPRNVIRGIHESMLGARGNLIKYDETMYGTVMAVRSPAERRLMVDDLPIAGTSLGFLTSQKSLGHLPMLLHPDPRKVFVVGFGGGGTSYAVSTYEEAKKIDIAELSRTIMDDAPLFAEVNHNVLADPRGSVIVNDGRNFLLTTKSSYSVISVDLLWPQTAGSGSLYTKEFYKLCFQRLEDNGMMVEWIHSGFVPVSYLQMIVKTVRQVFPYAGLWWSRGFQHFLLVASKKAPLSVDYRELCRKAKAERTRADLAGVGLDDPAVLVSYFIADGEALDAFARQAAHINTDDLPLIEYHLPLINTTNSWPGNAAAMQGLKRSVLPLMRNLTREDSGKILRNESALSLALGSIIRNQAGDLRGAARLADEAIKRFPDNPEVKDLSGTSGDDMSSARAANQLLISGDYNSAVKEALSALAINPDNAYAHYVRGAALEKQDKLEEAVIQLTEALRLAPDTYEPHNELGLTLIKQAMLAKSLLRANGQARPSAGAIGIKAQNTQEMYEKAIFHIKEAIRLNPKYVEAYNNMGCALMAQGEFEKAIIPLTEALRLNPGYVQAHINLGWSLKRLGNLDEAIIHLTKALTLNPNDPPVRKALDQILQQKRDQQPQKQ